The Dyella sp. 2HG41-7 sequence AACCTCACCATCAACGTGGAAGCGCCGGGACATGACGGTTGGTTCAACTGGGGCGGCGACAAATCGATGGGCCCCACAACGTTGGACGTCAACGTACCGCGCGGCGCGTCGGTCAAAGTAAATGTCGTCAGCGCGCCAGCGAATCTCGATGGCATCAACGGGGGCGATGTGCAGGTGAACTCGGTCAGCGGTCGTGTGCGCATCAATGCGAAAACGCCGATGCTCAATATCGTATCCGTCAGTGGCAACGTCGCTTTCTCCGGACGCGCCGAACAAGCGAAATTGCAAACGGTGAGCGGCGACATTCTTGCGCCTTCGCTCGGCAACACCGTCGATGTGCAAACGGTATCAGGACACGTTCAAGTGGGCGGCGGCCCATGGCAGCAATTCAACCTGAGCACCGTTTCTGGCGACGTGCAGCTCACTGGCGGACTGGCCCCGGGCGGCAATATGAGCATCGACAGCATGAGCGGCGATCTTCAACTGCAATTTCCCGCCTCGCTCAGCAGCAGTCTGCACGCAAGCACCTTCAGCGGTGATTTGCGCACCGACTTCGGCACGCCGAAACGCCCGGAACACGGTCCTGGCAGCACGCTCGATACGGAGGCCGGCAACGGCGACGGCAAGATCCACATCGAAACGTTTAGCGGCGACGTGCGTATTCGCAAACAGGATTGATGCGAGATCGACAACAACGACGTTGCGGTTCGCGCAAAGCAAAACGCCTCCGGCAAAGCGGAGGCGTTTTTTTATGCGGCACGAAAACGCAATTTACAGATCTTGGTGATATTGCACGTACGGCGTACGCGATTGATCCGGTTCCGGCGGACCTGCGGGCGTGCTGGTGGCATTGCCCGACGACCAGAGATTCTGCGCGCCGAAACTCAACGAACCCTGCCACGGCAGACGCCACGTTACGCCCAGGTCGATGCTGTTCCAACGACGATCGGCGTTGAGCGTACCCGGCACGCCCATGCCCGGTTCGGGCTGCATGGTGCGACCGACGATATTGCCGCTTACCGAACCGTGTTCGACACCGAAACTCAGTGCTCGCTGATCCAGCGTGCTAAGACCCATCAGGTTGCCAGGCAGCAAATGGATGCGTCCCATGCTTGCGCCGAGCAACACGCCGCTGTTGCCGTTCAATGCATAACGACCACGCGCATTAACTTGCGTGCTGTTGTCGAAATCGGTGAGGCCGTTGACGCCCGGCACGGCGCCCGGCAACACGCGCGGCAGCGGTGTGGCGTTCGGCGACTGATCCTGCGCCACGCTCACACCAAGGCTGTAACGACCGCTGTTATAGGTGGCGCCGACTTCGCTGCTGATGATGCGCGGCTGCGACACCCACGAGCGCTGCGTAACGCCCGCCTGCGCCGTAACATTCGGCGTTACGCCGACTTGCACGGAGCTGGCATTGACCGTGCCACCGGACAGCGGGTTGAACGACAACGACGTATCGTTGTTCTGCGCGCCCGCCGTCGTAGCGCTTTGCGACTGCACCAGCAACGACCCTGGCGCTGGCTGCTGATTGTTTTTGGAATTCGGTTGCTGAAACCACGCGGCGTTGCCGATCTGATCATTGGGCGACGTCTGCCCTGCCGCGATAAGCGGCATGCAGAGTAGCGGCAATGTCAGCAGCAGTCGGCGCATGAAAATTCGAATGAGGCGTCAGAATCCCGATCCGCGCTCGTTAAAGAGTACGGATTCCCGGTGTTAAGTATACCTTGTTTTACTTTTTACTAACACCCCGACCCGGTCGCGTTTTCTGTGCTCTGGTGGGGCAAAACGCGCGGTCGAACAACCACTTGCTGGCACGAGGGATGCATGGAGTGGCTATTCAGCTAAATCAGGCAAAGAAAGCCATGGGCAGCGGCCACATGACGGTATCTTCACGATATATAGTCATCCGACATATCAAAGATGGACCCGCCCACTGATCATGAGTTCAGTGCCTGACAGCCGGAGTTTCGCAAAAAGACTAGGCGGGAACGTCCCGGCCGAGCTGCGCGACGTTCTGGAGCGGCTTTTCCGGGCGGGAGACGCGGTCAGCGTCTTGGAAGTCTGTGAGACGGCGCTGGCCCATTTGGGCGTCAAAGGGTCTCTTCGTTGGGTCCCACCAGAGGCAGAGAGTGCGCCTGTGGGTCAGGGTCTGCTCAATCTCGCCATCGATCCCCAGACCCTCCATACTCTGGTACTGGAAGGAGACCTCTCTTCGGTGAGCGAAGAGACGCATGCGCTGGTCGTCTGGCTAGGGCGAATCGCGGGCATCCGTGTGCGACAACTGCACGAAACCGGGCGCCTGTACGAATCCATTTCGCGCCTTGCCATGGCCGAGCGACTGCAACGCGCCCTCTACGCCATCGCCGAACTGGCCGCCACCGCGCACAACATGACGGAGATGATGCAGTCGCTGCACGCCATCGTCGGCATGCTGATGTACGCCGAGAACTTCTTCATCTTTTTGTACGACCCAGCCAGCGACAGCGTGCGGTTTCCGTATTACGTGGACACGGCCGACGAAAAGCCGCCCGCGCCCGACGAAACCTATCCGCTGCAGGACATGCGCTACAGCTTGTCGTGGAACCTGCTGCAAAACGCGCAGCCCATCATGGGTTCGGTGGAAGAACTGTCGCGGCAGCTCGAAGGACGCTTTGCGCTGGTCGGCCCCGCCTGCGAACACTGGCTAGGCGTTCCGTTGTTGCGCGGCAACCAGGCGGTCGGCGGCATCGTCGTGCAAAGCTATCGGTCCGACACGCATTACACACACAACGATCGCGACCTTCTCAACTACGTCGCCCAACAC is a genomic window containing:
- a CDS encoding DUF4097 family beta strand repeat-containing protein — protein: MKSARYLPLVICLLPGGQAFADTPIDTSHPAAPTAHINISNVKGEVTVTAWDRNEVHVSGQLGDGASPLTIQGSENNLTINVEAPGHDGWFNWGGDKSMGPTTLDVNVPRGASVKVNVVSAPANLDGINGGDVQVNSVSGRVRINAKTPMLNIVSVSGNVAFSGRAEQAKLQTVSGDILAPSLGNTVDVQTVSGHVQVGGGPWQQFNLSTVSGDVQLTGGLAPGGNMSIDSMSGDLQLQFPASLSSSLHASTFSGDLRTDFGTPKRPEHGPGSTLDTEAGNGDGKIHIETFSGDVRIRKQD